In Phyllopteryx taeniolatus isolate TA_2022b chromosome 1, UOR_Ptae_1.2, whole genome shotgun sequence, the following proteins share a genomic window:
- the si:ch211-112c15.8 gene encoding tumor necrosis factor receptor superfamily member 1A isoform X2: protein MTRDNSLEVDNFFPPHGLFFQHGLGHSNTELAEHSIHSCYKECPPGYHKEGNCDNPFPKNRCKKCGSHTFTAKPNSLEECLRCDVCGPYEVEIQPCSFHSDVVCACKEGYYNAGSQESLNCLACSCEACKDTGKRIHDQQNCEACFKEQCLKDAECERKCTATTAAVFIATLTTTRRPNSKQDRTSLNQNPLHAGDGQWMFIFLAVMLVWLLVFCICFAFYLRSSPSWRINKNYEIPTQVFNGTLKAHSHPGSSPTMLTVNVCEETPMMTPCQSSATPAHLDHMDASLTDSQHKDGRLEEPSSHWPPIVLYAIINEVPLRRWKEFLRMLSVADQQLERVEFEAGLGLLEKQYQMLRLWSQRSSASLERIFSALHYMNLSGCAQMLQETLERLQWRDQPKDEFTAC, encoded by the exons ATGACCAGAGACAACTCATTGGAAgtggataatttttttccacctcatgGTCTGTTCTTCCAACATGGACTTG GACACAGTAACACAGAGCTGGCGGAACATTCCATTCATTCATGTTATAAAGAGTGTCCACCTG GATATCATAAAGAAGGAAACTGTGACAACCCCTTTCCAAAGAACAGATGTAAAAAATGTGGCAGTCACACATTCACAGCGAAACCCAATAGCCTGGAGGAATGCCTGAGGTGTGACGTGTGTGGTC CTTATGAAGTGGAAATACAGCCATGCTCCTTTCACAGTGATGTGGTGTGTGCGTGCAAGGAGGGATACTACAACGCAGGGTCCCAAGAAAGCCTCAATTGCCTTGCATGCTCGTGTGAAGCTTGTAAAG atactgGAAAGCGCATTCATGACCAACAGAATTGTGAGGCATGCTTCAA GGAACAGTGTTTAAAAGATGCAGAATGCGAGAGAAAATGTACAGCTACAACTGCAGCTGTCTTTATAGccacattaacaacaacaagacGCCCCAATTCAAAACAGGACAGAACATCACTTAATCAAAATCCACTTCACG CAGGTGATGGCCAATGGATGTTCATCTTCCTGGCTGTGATGCTAGTTTGGCTTCTGGTGTTCTGCATCTGCTTTGCCTTCTACTTGCGGTCTTCTCCCAGCTGGAGAATCAACAAGAACTATGAGATCCCTACTCAAGTTTTCAATGGTACTCTAA AAGCTCACAGTCATCCAGGCAGCAGCCCAACCATGCTG ACAGTTAACGTGTGTGAGGAAACCCCCATGATGACACCCTGTCAGAGTTCAGCAACACCAGCACATCTCGACCACATGGACGCGTCGCTAACAGACTCCCAACACAAAG ATGGCAGACTAGAGGAGCCAAGCAGTCACTGGCCGCCCATCGTCCTCTACGCTATCATTAATGAGGTCCCCCTGCGCCGTTGGAAGGAGTTCTTGAGGATGCTCTCGGTGGCAGACCAGCAACTGGAACGAGTGGAGTTTGAAGCCGGCTTGGGCCTGCTGGAGAAGCAGTACCAGATGCTGCGGCTGTGGAGCCAACGCTCCTCTGCCAGCCTGGAACGCATCTTCTCCGCCTTGCATTACATGAATTTGTCCGGCTGTGCTCAGATGCTGCAGGAGACCCTGGAGAGACTTCAGTGGAGGGATCAGCCAAAGGATGAATTCACAGCCTGCTGA
- the si:ch211-112c15.8 gene encoding tumor necrosis factor receptor superfamily member 1A isoform X4 gives MTRDNSLEVDNFFPPHGLFFQHGLGYHKEGNCDNPFPKNRCKKCGSHTFTAKPNSLEECLRCDVCGPYEVEIQPCSFHSDVVCACKEGYYNAGSQESLNCLACSCEACKDTGKRIHDQQNCEACFKEQCLKDAECERKCTATTAAVFIATLTTTRRPNSKQDRTSLNQNPLHVAGDGQWMFIFLAVMLVWLLVFCICFAFYLRSSPSWRINKNYEIPTQVFNGTLKAHSHPGSSPTMLTVNVCEETPMMTPCQSSATPAHLDHMDASLTDSQHKDGRLEEPSSHWPPIVLYAIINEVPLRRWKEFLRMLSVADQQLERVEFEAGLGLLEKQYQMLRLWSQRSSASLERIFSALHYMNLSGCAQMLQETLERLQWRDQPKDEFTAC, from the exons ATGACCAGAGACAACTCATTGGAAgtggataatttttttccacctcatgGTCTGTTCTTCCAACATGGACTTG GATATCATAAAGAAGGAAACTGTGACAACCCCTTTCCAAAGAACAGATGTAAAAAATGTGGCAGTCACACATTCACAGCGAAACCCAATAGCCTGGAGGAATGCCTGAGGTGTGACGTGTGTGGTC CTTATGAAGTGGAAATACAGCCATGCTCCTTTCACAGTGATGTGGTGTGTGCGTGCAAGGAGGGATACTACAACGCAGGGTCCCAAGAAAGCCTCAATTGCCTTGCATGCTCGTGTGAAGCTTGTAAAG atactgGAAAGCGCATTCATGACCAACAGAATTGTGAGGCATGCTTCAA GGAACAGTGTTTAAAAGATGCAGAATGCGAGAGAAAATGTACAGCTACAACTGCAGCTGTCTTTATAGccacattaacaacaacaagacGCCCCAATTCAAAACAGGACAGAACATCACTTAATCAAAATCCACTTCACG TAGCAGGTGATGGCCAATGGATGTTCATCTTCCTGGCTGTGATGCTAGTTTGGCTTCTGGTGTTCTGCATCTGCTTTGCCTTCTACTTGCGGTCTTCTCCCAGCTGGAGAATCAACAAGAACTATGAGATCCCTACTCAAGTTTTCAATGGTACTCTAA AAGCTCACAGTCATCCAGGCAGCAGCCCAACCATGCTG ACAGTTAACGTGTGTGAGGAAACCCCCATGATGACACCCTGTCAGAGTTCAGCAACACCAGCACATCTCGACCACATGGACGCGTCGCTAACAGACTCCCAACACAAAG ATGGCAGACTAGAGGAGCCAAGCAGTCACTGGCCGCCCATCGTCCTCTACGCTATCATTAATGAGGTCCCCCTGCGCCGTTGGAAGGAGTTCTTGAGGATGCTCTCGGTGGCAGACCAGCAACTGGAACGAGTGGAGTTTGAAGCCGGCTTGGGCCTGCTGGAGAAGCAGTACCAGATGCTGCGGCTGTGGAGCCAACGCTCCTCTGCCAGCCTGGAACGCATCTTCTCCGCCTTGCATTACATGAATTTGTCCGGCTGTGCTCAGATGCTGCAGGAGACCCTGGAGAGACTTCAGTGGAGGGATCAGCCAAAGGATGAATTCACAGCCTGCTGA
- the si:ch211-112c15.8 gene encoding tumor necrosis factor receptor superfamily member 1A isoform X1, which yields MTRDNSLEVDNFFPPHGLFFQHGLGHSNTELAEHSIHSCYKECPPGYHKEGNCDNPFPKNRCKKCGSHTFTAKPNSLEECLRCDVCGPYEVEIQPCSFHSDVVCACKEGYYNAGSQESLNCLACSCEACKDTGKRIHDQQNCEACFKEQCLKDAECERKCTATTAAVFIATLTTTRRPNSKQDRTSLNQNPLHVAGDGQWMFIFLAVMLVWLLVFCICFAFYLRSSPSWRINKNYEIPTQVFNGTLKAHSHPGSSPTMLTVNVCEETPMMTPCQSSATPAHLDHMDASLTDSQHKDGRLEEPSSHWPPIVLYAIINEVPLRRWKEFLRMLSVADQQLERVEFEAGLGLLEKQYQMLRLWSQRSSASLERIFSALHYMNLSGCAQMLQETLERLQWRDQPKDEFTAC from the exons ATGACCAGAGACAACTCATTGGAAgtggataatttttttccacctcatgGTCTGTTCTTCCAACATGGACTTG GACACAGTAACACAGAGCTGGCGGAACATTCCATTCATTCATGTTATAAAGAGTGTCCACCTG GATATCATAAAGAAGGAAACTGTGACAACCCCTTTCCAAAGAACAGATGTAAAAAATGTGGCAGTCACACATTCACAGCGAAACCCAATAGCCTGGAGGAATGCCTGAGGTGTGACGTGTGTGGTC CTTATGAAGTGGAAATACAGCCATGCTCCTTTCACAGTGATGTGGTGTGTGCGTGCAAGGAGGGATACTACAACGCAGGGTCCCAAGAAAGCCTCAATTGCCTTGCATGCTCGTGTGAAGCTTGTAAAG atactgGAAAGCGCATTCATGACCAACAGAATTGTGAGGCATGCTTCAA GGAACAGTGTTTAAAAGATGCAGAATGCGAGAGAAAATGTACAGCTACAACTGCAGCTGTCTTTATAGccacattaacaacaacaagacGCCCCAATTCAAAACAGGACAGAACATCACTTAATCAAAATCCACTTCACG TAGCAGGTGATGGCCAATGGATGTTCATCTTCCTGGCTGTGATGCTAGTTTGGCTTCTGGTGTTCTGCATCTGCTTTGCCTTCTACTTGCGGTCTTCTCCCAGCTGGAGAATCAACAAGAACTATGAGATCCCTACTCAAGTTTTCAATGGTACTCTAA AAGCTCACAGTCATCCAGGCAGCAGCCCAACCATGCTG ACAGTTAACGTGTGTGAGGAAACCCCCATGATGACACCCTGTCAGAGTTCAGCAACACCAGCACATCTCGACCACATGGACGCGTCGCTAACAGACTCCCAACACAAAG ATGGCAGACTAGAGGAGCCAAGCAGTCACTGGCCGCCCATCGTCCTCTACGCTATCATTAATGAGGTCCCCCTGCGCCGTTGGAAGGAGTTCTTGAGGATGCTCTCGGTGGCAGACCAGCAACTGGAACGAGTGGAGTTTGAAGCCGGCTTGGGCCTGCTGGAGAAGCAGTACCAGATGCTGCGGCTGTGGAGCCAACGCTCCTCTGCCAGCCTGGAACGCATCTTCTCCGCCTTGCATTACATGAATTTGTCCGGCTGTGCTCAGATGCTGCAGGAGACCCTGGAGAGACTTCAGTGGAGGGATCAGCCAAAGGATGAATTCACAGCCTGCTGA
- the si:ch211-112c15.8 gene encoding tumor necrosis factor receptor superfamily member 1A isoform X3, whose protein sequence is MVCSSNMDLVFLIMTLLSIQGHSNTELAEHSIHSCYKECPPGYHKEGNCDNPFPKNRCKKCGSHTFTAKPNSLEECLRCDVCGPYEVEIQPCSFHSDVVCACKEGYYNAGSQESLNCLACSCEACKDTGKRIHDQQNCEACFKEQCLKDAECERKCTATTAAVFIATLTTTRRPNSKQDRTSLNQNPLHVAGDGQWMFIFLAVMLVWLLVFCICFAFYLRSSPSWRINKNYEIPTQVFNGTLKAHSHPGSSPTMLTVNVCEETPMMTPCQSSATPAHLDHMDASLTDSQHKDGRLEEPSSHWPPIVLYAIINEVPLRRWKEFLRMLSVADQQLERVEFEAGLGLLEKQYQMLRLWSQRSSASLERIFSALHYMNLSGCAQMLQETLERLQWRDQPKDEFTAC, encoded by the exons atgGTCTGTTCTTCCAACATGGACTTG GTTTTCCTAATAATGACCTTGCTTTCCATTCAAGGACACAGTAACACAGAGCTGGCGGAACATTCCATTCATTCATGTTATAAAGAGTGTCCACCTG GATATCATAAAGAAGGAAACTGTGACAACCCCTTTCCAAAGAACAGATGTAAAAAATGTGGCAGTCACACATTCACAGCGAAACCCAATAGCCTGGAGGAATGCCTGAGGTGTGACGTGTGTGGTC CTTATGAAGTGGAAATACAGCCATGCTCCTTTCACAGTGATGTGGTGTGTGCGTGCAAGGAGGGATACTACAACGCAGGGTCCCAAGAAAGCCTCAATTGCCTTGCATGCTCGTGTGAAGCTTGTAAAG atactgGAAAGCGCATTCATGACCAACAGAATTGTGAGGCATGCTTCAA GGAACAGTGTTTAAAAGATGCAGAATGCGAGAGAAAATGTACAGCTACAACTGCAGCTGTCTTTATAGccacattaacaacaacaagacGCCCCAATTCAAAACAGGACAGAACATCACTTAATCAAAATCCACTTCACG TAGCAGGTGATGGCCAATGGATGTTCATCTTCCTGGCTGTGATGCTAGTTTGGCTTCTGGTGTTCTGCATCTGCTTTGCCTTCTACTTGCGGTCTTCTCCCAGCTGGAGAATCAACAAGAACTATGAGATCCCTACTCAAGTTTTCAATGGTACTCTAA AAGCTCACAGTCATCCAGGCAGCAGCCCAACCATGCTG ACAGTTAACGTGTGTGAGGAAACCCCCATGATGACACCCTGTCAGAGTTCAGCAACACCAGCACATCTCGACCACATGGACGCGTCGCTAACAGACTCCCAACACAAAG ATGGCAGACTAGAGGAGCCAAGCAGTCACTGGCCGCCCATCGTCCTCTACGCTATCATTAATGAGGTCCCCCTGCGCCGTTGGAAGGAGTTCTTGAGGATGCTCTCGGTGGCAGACCAGCAACTGGAACGAGTGGAGTTTGAAGCCGGCTTGGGCCTGCTGGAGAAGCAGTACCAGATGCTGCGGCTGTGGAGCCAACGCTCCTCTGCCAGCCTGGAACGCATCTTCTCCGCCTTGCATTACATGAATTTGTCCGGCTGTGCTCAGATGCTGCAGGAGACCCTGGAGAGACTTCAGTGGAGGGATCAGCCAAAGGATGAATTCACAGCCTGCTGA